The Ascaphus truei isolate aAscTru1 unplaced genomic scaffold, aAscTru1.hap1 HAP1_SCAFFOLD_2803, whole genome shotgun sequence genome includes a region encoding these proteins:
- the LOC142481569 gene encoding transmembrane 4 L6 family member 5-like: protein MCTGKCSKFVGVSLYPLTLICIVSNIILLFPGWSADPIQDAAVQITPEVLYLGGIIGGGILVLIPAIHIQAAGREGCCNNRCGMFLSIIFAAVGVAGAAYSFVASILGLVNGPVCRYNPGDPAVSNATEWGQPFTTSLSNLTDQNYLFNKDEWDFCIEPAGVVEFNVVLFSIILAASGIELILCVIQMLNGLFGCLCGTCRKNKQGSA from the exons atgTGTACCGGGAAGTGTTCCAAGTTTGTTGGGGTGTCCCTGTACCCCTTAACCCTGATCTGCATCGTCTCTAATATTATCCTGTTGTTCCCAGGATGGAGCGCGGATCCCATACAGGACGCCGCGGTGCAGATCACCCCAGAAGTGCTGTATCTGGGGGGGATCATCGGAGGCGGGATACTG GTCCTGATTCCCGCGATTCACATTCAGGCGGCGGGACGGGAGGGGTGCTGTAACAACCGCTGTGGG atGTTCCTGTCCATCATCTTTGCCGCAGTGGGCGTGGCCGGCGCCGCGTACAGCTTCGTGGCGTCTATTCTGGGCCTGGTGAACGGGCCCGTGTGCCGCTACAATCCCGGTGATCCCGCCGTCTCCAACGCCACCGAATGGGGACAACCTTTCACCACCTCGCTCTCAAATCTAac CGATCAGAATTACCTCTTCAATAAGGATGAGTGGGATTTCTGCATAGAGCCTGCCGGAGTCGTGGAGTTTAACGTCGTTCTGTTCTCCATCATCCTGGCTGCGAGCGGCATCGAGCTCATCCTGTGCGTCATCCAGATGCTAAACGGTCTCTTCGGCTGTCTCTGCGGAACCTGCCGGAAGAACAAGCAAGGGAGT GCTTAA